The genomic stretch TAAAAGTAGAGATCATTAAAATATAGTAAAGTGAATTTTTTGTTACTTGGAGGGCATTTCTAAGATtgtcaatgacatataattgtatGCTTaggataaattatatttttgaaaatattatgggtagttaaagtaatttttaagggggttttggtaattaaaaaaagttcagaggtgttttaaaatttttaaaattccatTTTGCCCCTTggtagttttaaaaatgacaattataccccTATAGAATTGAacaaaatgtaacaaaatagtggtttaaatattatattacaaactatttgaactataaataaaattttaaaatatacgagagtaaatataataatttttttaacaatatagaaaacatatatattttcccctaataagttttagaaaataaaatttatacccTCACAATTAAGTTACACATAaatattaggccaaaggactatttcccatctaaggtATGTTGCATTCCCAAGTTTTCTcgttttaactttgataatctcaaatgcccacccataaacagttaaaattaatgggatcttaactccttaaaattttatctctttttgcctgtctaaactttaaaaactaaaagtttcccccagcctaagttttaaaaaatgacagtttttccctagggtttcattttgagATCTCCGACATCAtttccggctccattgtcgatgacctctccctccgatggtctctctcctcccatttggacatTCGATTAGCATCGGAGgagctgtggaagacgaagagcttcatcggggaagacaaagttcttcgtcctcctagatgaagatgaagctattgtcttcgtctgggaagacgattgtcttcccagaataagacctctgggaagatgaCTGTCTTCCCAAACAAAGACTACAACTTCGTCTCCTTGAAGAAGCTCTTCTAATGCGGATCCGACATCCAAATGGAAGGAGAGAGACCGCCAGAGGGAGATaaagctttgggagggagaggtcaccgacaatggagccggagatgatGCTGAAGATCTtgaaatgaaaccctagggggaaactgtcattttttaaaacttaggttaggggaaacttttagcttttaaagtttggggggggggggggcaaaaagagattatattttaatttatttttaatattatagaaaaaataatgattttacccttaggGAGCGTTTGGTTCAAGTTATTGaatattaccttgataatctatcttttattcccttgtttgatttatcagtaataaaagagtacagtaatattctattaccaatgctgacgtgacaggtaatataggtggtaatctgattaccaccttcatcttaggtatttaaagtttaccaaagtaattttaattttattataattatattattatttattaattttttgagataaaaataaatttatttttaattaatatgataaataatataaaaaatatttaaaaataattatattcaagggcatttaagtaatataatttactagtaatcttttattatctttaactaaacacaataattatttatacctaccaaattttatcaaacatagtaattatttatatccagtaatcttctaagtaatttatcttcaaggtaatctttctattttggtaataaaacattacccaaaccaaacgccctcttACTACTActaattttaactacttatgaatagatatttgaggttatcaaaattaaagagggGAAACTTGTGAATgcagcataccttaggtgggaaatagtcctttggcctaaatattattgtaatattctAAGCTTCAAGAAAGAATAATAGTTAAcctttgttataatatttaaacaaaaagacATATTAGTGAAAACTAACGGTTAATTTTGACAAACCAgtgaaaaatgactttttcaaatttaaattgtggTAATATAAGTTTTCATCACAACTTAGGGCAAATATTATTTGGCCTAAAAATTTGACACTTAATTTTCGTAAATCTTTCCAATCAACCTAGCTTACTAacactttaatataaaataggcCAAATAACTAGTTCCCACCCACAGCTTGATTAATAGCAATTTTTCAtctgttaagtttgaaaaaattatattctcaTCCGACTATCAAAGTCATCTtctagttttaataatttaagggtatttatgtaattttattcaaatattatatattagtataattgattaaatcctaaaaaatatTCCTTTATTCCCGCATTTCCGGATTCTGATGATCTTGGCTCTTTTGACCCTTTGATCTGCTGACCAAAACCCATCAACAACTTTGGTTAATCATTGTCACCAAATCGGATGAATAGCTAAACATATTTGTGCACGTGATatactattatataatataatagtattattttatttataatttaaaattatataattagatatcattatttatataaaatttgtacttattatttgtgaataaaattttattataacataaagtttttttacccattgttttatttaataagagCTTATTCTAGATTGATGAAGCCAAACTAGGTTTTTTACCTGTTTCACGTAATGTTCCTTCGGCATAACCGTGATTCTTCAGGATTGTGCCCACTTTTCTGAGTATAAATAGCCTTCTCAGTTTCCCCTGTCACCTATAAAAAATTGTTCGTCTagaattctcttcttttctctccaATTTGCAGTAAAATCTCCATGGCCGGCATTGTTGTAATCTTCGATTTTGACAATACCATTATTGACGTCGACAGCGATAATTGGGTTGTTGATCACTTGGGAGCTACAGACTTGTTCAATCAGCTCCTCCCCACCATGCCCTGGAACTCTCTGATGGTCAGTGTAACACTTTCACTTTCTgataaattttgttagttttcttGAAATTCTCCGCACGAAGTTTATACTTCTTGTTTGAATATTTCCAGGACAGGATGATGGATGAGCTTCATGCTCAAGGCAAGACCATTGAAGACATTGTTGAGGCTCTGAAACAGGTTCCTATTCATCCCAGGATTGTCCCTGCCATTAATGCAGCCCATGATTTAGGGTAATGAACGATCGTTAATTTTCCAATTCTTGAAGATAAATTTTGCATCTTTCAgaggaaaaataacaaaaactgaCATTCATTTGTTAtaatgggattttttttttcagatgtGATTTGAGGATTGTTAGTGATGCTAATGTGTTCTTCATTGAGACAATCTTGGAACATCTTGGGATCAGGGATTGTTTCTCTGAGATTAACACTAATCCCAGCTTTGTTGATGAAGAAGGGAGGCTCAGAATCTCCCCTTACCATGACTTCGCCATTGCTGCTCATGGCTGCCATCTCTGCCCTCCAAATATGTGCAAGGCATTTGATTATTCAAccaattttgataatttgttgtCAGCTTATTGTCTTTTGcgtattaattaaaaaggaaatttgaCTTTGTCAACAGGGTTTGATTATTGAAAGGATCCAGGCTTCTTTATCCAAGGATGGAAGCGATAAGAAGATAATCTACCTGGGTGATGGCAGTGGTGATTACTGTCCAAGCTTGAAGCTTGTGGAGGGAGATCATGTGATGCCGAGGAAGAATTTCCCCGTTTGGGATCTGATTTGCCGGAATCCAATGGTCGTAAAGGCGGAGATTCATAGCTGGAGTGATGGTGAAGATCTTGAGAAGATTCTTCTAAGACTGGTCAACTCAATTTCAGCAGAAGATAGCAATAGCAATTCTGCTCAATTGATATCTGAAGACTGCAAGTTACAAATAATGTCACCTGCTGCTGCAAATGAGGCTCTGCCACAAGCTCTCCCAGTTCCCCAATAATTAATACAggataattttcattttaggcGGATGCAAATATGATAGCTGAGTGGCACAAAAAAGTGTAACATTGCCTAAGTTACATGAGTCTTGTGACTTCTTGTTGTCAATTACGTCAGCCCATACAAATGGTGAAGGGAAAAGgataatttcccacccaagttttgttaaaatgatgtttatatatctataacatataaaaaaactcaaatatccattcaagttttaatttattagaataCACCCATAAATTTTCCTTTAGCGTTAAGgagtaaatttgtcattttatgtgtaatattaaaataattaaaattatatctcattttacTCCTcttagtttggaaaactaaattttttcctaaattaattttgaaaaatccacTTTTTCCCCTAAAATTCAATGACTTTCTTCTGTAAACAGTTGACCAACAGTGGAGGAACATAACGGAGTCATCTAGAAGATGATCTTTGGACAACGACTATCGTCAAAGAATGATGATTGTTGTCCAAGGATGACGACTGTCACCTAGATCTGGACAATACTTCTTGTCTAGAATGGACAATAAACATCATCCAGTAAAGGACGATGAGCATCATCCAACAACCAACCATGTCAGTCGTTGGTGGCAAGAGGGAGGAGTAAAGAAAAGATTAGGGATTtggagaggggggggggggggaagtcacttttcaaagtttatgtatgagggttaaatgttaatttttaaaacctgatagagaaaataagataaaattatatatattttttaatattattgttaaataaaagttttactCTTGTATTTAATAGTAGTTTAGAAATtggtgagtgtttaagtttttcatctgtTACGGAtgtatttttaagattgaactaaaacttgagtgggaaattgtcctttgccCAATGGTAAATAAAGCTAAACCCCAATTATGTTTggacatacaaattaaaaacatttatctTTGGATTCATTTGATTATATTAGCACAAATATAAggttatttaaaagattattaggtataaattatataaataattattacatttggtcggtattaataaaaatatattaaatattattttacttaaatactttgaaaaaattattattagtataaattagTATTAGTTTGATTAAACTAACATGTGTTAACAtttgttttgtgtttaatttataatatttttattctaataattttaggttttttgatattattaaattataaaattaattaattaaattatttttataaattgctTCCTCTTTGTcaatagatatttatttttccaaaatattaatggtaattgtcattttaattgaaaatgagattattttttaaaaaattaataaataaaagcaaCATGCAAGCATTCAACAAAAGCCCACGAAATTCTTGAGCTTTATTATGGCAGAAATGACAATTTGGAAACAGTGAAAGGCTAAAAGCAATGTTATCAGTTTATTATCGTCATCCACAAGTTCATGAACTGGAAAGATATTGGTGGACAAAAGGCCATTAGTGTCAAGCACAACGTGTATCCTATACTGTTGAACATGTGGCTAAATTTAAGCCACTATTAAATTGCTGGTGTTGTTGTCACTTGGCTAACATTATAGAGTAGCTTTCACCATTTTTGTTGCCTTCTTGAGTAGAAATGAAAGCCTCAGATTTACTTTGAAATGGGACTTGTCTTCCTTATGGTGAAACAGTGACAGGGAATTCGAATATTGgaatatttaagaaaatgacaattattaCAGTATGATCTTGACTAAGCAACTTATTTTGTCTTAATGCTATATTGACAAAGACATATATAATTAACCAAGACAAAAACATTTGCAAATCTCCCATTTGACTATAAAAAATTGTCCGAAACAGACTTCAGACGGGCATTGAATTATTAGCTAGAGCTCCAGCTGATTCTGAGAAATcctactttaaatttaaaaaaaaataataataacggATTAATGGAGCCATCAACAGGGACTCTTGTCGGCCAATTAACAAGAATTGACATCACATTTTGTATAGTCATAAAGCTTGTGCCACCATGACCATTGAAATAATTGCACTAGCGTCTTCTGTTTACTATTTAAATTTCCACTCGTCCGAAATTACCAGAAACTTCCAGCTGTTTGGCCAAAATGCTAAAGCTTAAGATTCATTCAACGGGGATGATGACTTAGCTTGTGAAAATTGAGGGACTGGAAATCAACccatattttatatatcttcTAAAAATCCAGAATCATATTCTATTACATTACATACATCTTTATTTCTGTTCACAATAACTGATACATGCACACTGAACAGCCTTTGCAAAATACTTGTACTATTCAAATACACAAATAACCTGTAAAAATGCTAGCTAAGTGACAACAATACCGATTGCTTAACTCTCGTTTATATTCTAATTATACTATCATCACTGCTGGTTGTCAGGTTTTGGTAGGAGTTTCCTTTCCTGCAACTGGACCAGTACTCAGCCACCAGCTTTGAAAAGGATGAATTTGTCTCCATAAGCTTTGATGGTTCATCATATTCTAACAATTTCCCTGGAAATCATAAACCAACACGTACAATCAACAAGAGGGGTGTTTCTAATCAGTTTCAGTTCCCTTTCATCTGATCCAATATTGTTAATGTTCCACGAATGTGATTCAAGTGAGAAATAGAGGCTTACCAAAAGAGAGGACCATGACCATGTCACTATCAATAACAGTTGGGACTCTGTGAGCTACTGTGATCATCGTGCAATTGACAAACTCCTGCCTAATAATTCTCTGTAAAATGGCATCTGTTGCAGAATCTATTGAAGCAGTAGCTTCATCTAGAACTAGAATTCTGTTTCTCTTCAGGAGGACTCTTCCAAGGCAAAACAGTTGGCGTTGCCCCACGCTCCAGTTTTCGCCTTCATCACTCACTGCATCCCAGCCATAATAATCACACATTCAGCTTGAGATACACACAGGAAATCAATACACAACTACAGTTGTTCTGAAATTAGCTTACCAGATGAATCTAGTTTGTTAGGCAGGCTGCTGATTGTTGCCTTGAGCTGACACTTCTCCAGAGCCTACAAATCAAAAGCATATCACAATGTGTGATTAATGGCTAATACATAAGAGacaaagtcattttttaaaattatgaaatcaataatataaagCTAGAGTCAGCTAGTGCACCTTCCATATTTCTTTGTCCGAATAGAGGCCTAGAGGATCCAAGTTGGTTCTAACACTACCTCGAAAAAGACTTGGTTCTTGAGGGATGATGCTGAGCTTCATTCTTAAATCTTTAAGACCAATTGAACAAATGTCAAGCCCATCTATCAGAATTGTACCACTTGCAGGCTCGACCAAACGAAACAAAGCACCTATAAGTGTGGTTTTGCCACTTCCAGTTCTTCCCACTA from Mangifera indica cultivar Alphonso chromosome 6, CATAS_Mindica_2.1, whole genome shotgun sequence encodes the following:
- the LOC123219544 gene encoding inorganic pyrophosphatase 2-like, translating into MAGIVVIFDFDNTIIDVDSDNWVVDHLGATDLFNQLLPTMPWNSLMDRMMDELHAQGKTIEDIVEALKQVPIHPRIVPAINAAHDLGCDLRIVSDANVFFIETILEHLGIRDCFSEINTNPSFVDEEGRLRISPYHDFAIAAHGCHLCPPNMCKGLIIERIQASLSKDGSDKKIIYLGDGSGDYCPSLKLVEGDHVMPRKNFPVWDLICRNPMVVKAEIHSWSDGEDLEKILLRLVNSISAEDSNSNSAQLISEDCKLQIMSPAAANEALPQALPVPQ